A single region of the Lacerta agilis isolate rLacAgi1 chromosome 9, rLacAgi1.pri, whole genome shotgun sequence genome encodes:
- the CCNI gene encoding cyclin-I isoform X2: MVKLKFQFHLYPETLALAVSLLDRFLAAVKARPKYLNCISISCFFLAAKTIEEDERVPVLKVLARDSFCGCSPAEIRRMEKIILDKLNWDLHIATPLDFLHIFHAVALSTKPQLLTTLPKMNPSQHVALLTKQLLHCLACYQLLQFKGSMLALAIVSLEVEKLIPDWLALIIELLQKAQMDSSQLIHCRELVAQHLSTLQPSPPPNSVYVYSPLKHNLVTCHAGPAFRFHPGSKDNRKPEVPAKTSAALSRRRRRPAPGRCKQATAKRKVEEMEVDDFYDGIKRLYNEENAPEAVALDGKAASACGADASRQAAAASPCPPLQPVSVM, encoded by the exons gCCCGTCCAAAATACTTGAACTGTATTTCAATCAGCTGCTTCTTCCTCGCTGCCAAGACAATTGAGGAAGATGAG AGGGTTCCAGTACTGAAGGTGTTGGCCAGGGACAGCTTTTGTGGCTGTTCCCCAGCTGAGATCCGCAGGATGGAGAAGATCATTCTGGACAAGTTGAACTGGGATTTGCACATAGCCACACCCCTGGACTTCCTTCATATT TTCCACGCGGTGGCCTTATCCACCAAGCCTCAGCTGCTGACCACCTTGCCCAAGATGAACCCGTCTCAGCATGTGGCTCTTCTCACCAAGCAGCTGCTCCACTGCCTGGCCTGCTACCAGCTGCTCCAGTTCAAGGGGTCCATGCTGGCGTTGGCCATCGTCAGCCTGGAAGTGGAGAAACTCATCCCTGACTGGCTCGCCCTCATCATTGAGCTGCTCCAGAAGGCACAG ATGGACAGCTCCCAGCTCATCCACTGCCGGGAGCTCGTAGCACAGCACCTTTCCACCCTGCAGCCGTCTCCGCCGCCCAACTCGGTCTACGTCTACAGCCCCCTGAAGCACAACCTGGTGACCTGCCACGCCGGACCGGCCTTCCGATTCCACCCAGGCTCCAAGGACAACCGCAAGCCAGAAGTGCCAGCCAAGACCTCCGCTGCGCTctctcggcggcggcggcggccggctCCCGGCAGGTGCAAGCAGGCGACGGCCAAGCGCAAAGTGGAGGAGATGGAGGTGGACGACTTCTACGACGGGATCAAGCGCCTGTACAACGAGGAGAATGCCCCAGAGGCCGTAGCCCTAGATGGCAAGGCCGCCTCCGCCTGCGGGGCCGACGCGTCGCGACAAGCAGCCGCTGCGTcgccctgccctcctttgcagCCTGTTTCCGTTATGTAG